In Candidatus Syntrophosphaera sp., the genomic window TTGCCGGCAATACCGGCACCAGGATCGTGCCCTGATTCTTACAGAGAGACCTTTCAATGAGCTAATCTGCCCTTTGTAGCCATTCTTTCACCAGGCGGGGCAGGATCTCGCCGGCCCTGCCTTGGTGAAACTCATCAATGAACTCGCGGTTGACCGTCGGATCAAGATTCACGGCCATGGTTTTGGCGCCCAGATATTTGGCGGTCATCACAAAACCCGCCGCGGGAAACACCACTCCGCTGGTTCCCACGAGCAAAAACACATCGCAATTCTGCAACAGCCACTCGATCTCCTGCATCTGATAGGGCAGTTCGCCAAACCAGACAATGTCCGGACGCAAGGCTGAAGCGCACTGGGGGCAGGCAGGGACTGGAGCTTGGGGATCAATTTCTGATATAGGATATTTGGCGGTACACCGGGTGCAAAAACATGCTTCGAGGGAACCGTGCATTTCGATCGGATTCTTGTTCCCGGCCACCTTATGCAGGCAGTCCACATTCTGGGTGATCAGGTTGAAGTTGCTTCCCAGGTATTCTTCCAGTTCCACCAGAGCATAGTGCCCGGGATTGGGTTTGGCTTTCAAAGCCTGTTCCCGGCGGGCTTTGTAGAAGCGCCAGACCATTTGGGGATCGCGCGAGAAAGCTTCCGGCGTGGCGACATCCTCCATGCGGTGGTTTTCCCAGAGCCCGTCACCATCCCGGAAAGTCTTCAGGCCTGATTCGGCGCTGATTCCCGCTCCGGTCAGAACAAGCAGACGAGTCGCTTTGTGGATGATCATCCTTGCTTCCTGGTGATCCTGGGCTTCTCTCTGTTATCCCTGCCGCTTATTTCATCAGCATCATTTTGCGGGTCTTTTCGTTGGATCCGCTGTTGAGCCGATAGAGGTAGATGCCACTGGAGACAGGTCTGCCAGAATCATCCAAACCGTTCCAGATGACGCTATGAGAGCCTTTGGGAAGATCCGAACCGAGCAGGGACCGCACTTTTTGGCCTTTGACATTGTATATTTCCAGCCTGACGGGTGAGTTCTCAGGCAGGTCAAATCTGATCGTTGTGGTGGGATTGAAGGGATTGGGATAGTTCTCGTGTAGCTCGAACCTGATGGTTTGGACGATGGTCTCGCCGTTGGAGACAAATTCGCTTTCCACATAAACATCGTCTATATACCAGCCTTCTCCGCTCACATATCCGTCCGAGCCAAACAGGTAGCGGAATCTCGCCGTTCCCTGGTAGCTGGAAAGATCGAAGCTCGCCTGGGTCCAGTCAAAGGTGCCGGAATACACATTGGTACCGGCGGGGAAGGGGGAGGCGGGGTTGCTGTAGATGCTGTAGGGATAGCCGCCCACCGGGGTGATCTGGGTCCAGGGACCGTTGTCGATCGAGATCTGGACCAAACCTCCGTCCCAGGCGTATTGGGGCGTGGAATGGGTTTCGGCGTCCATCCAGTGGTGGAAGTAAAGGAAAGAGCCAAGTCCCAGCGGGATCTCAGGACTCACCAAAGCCCCGTAGGCCGAACCGGAATAGTCGCTGGTCCCTGCTCCGCCGAACTTCATGGAATAGATGCCGTTGGGGGTGAAGTTGCGGGCGTTGCTGCGATGCCACTGGTTGACAAAGTTGGCGCTGGGGGCGTTTACGGACCATCCGCTCATGTCTGTTTCGAAATTGTAGTTTTGCATCCCGATATAGAGCACGAAATTGCCTTCCAGGGTGTTGCCGTTCTCGGCTCCCAGCATATAGCCGATCAGGGCGGAACTGCCGGATTCCGCGTTCGGGGAGACCTGGACGCTGAAGACGTTTTCATACACGGCGAAGCTGTCAAAGCCGATGGGGGAGAGGACGACCTCATAATCCGAGATCGTCACGTTGGGATCGTCGCTGAACAGGATCAAAAGCGGGCTGTAGGCGTTTCCCGTGCCTGTATTGTTGACGATCAGGTTGAGGTGGGGATTGTCGCCGGGCATGATCAG contains:
- a CDS encoding NAD-dependent deacylase, with translation MIIHKATRLLVLTGAGISAESGLKTFRDGDGLWENHRMEDVATPEAFSRDPQMVWRFYKARREQALKAKPNPGHYALVELEEYLGSNFNLITQNVDCLHKVAGNKNPIEMHGSLEACFCTRCTAKYPISEIDPQAPVPACPQCASALRPDIVWFGELPYQMQEIEWLLQNCDVFLLVGTSGVVFPAAGFVMTAKYLGAKTMAVNLDPTVNREFIDEFHQGRAGEILPRLVKEWLQRAD
- a CDS encoding T9SS type A sorting domain-containing protein, which codes for FADQSIVYMSFVCTFDSYTATTPVALILNAPALSIDTYQFMSDTSLIMPGDNPHLNLIVNNTGTGNAYSPLLILFSDDPNVTISDYEVVLSPIGFDSFAVYENVFSVQVSPNAESGSSALIGYMLGAENGNTLEGNFVLYIGMQNYNFETDMSGWSVNAPSANFVNQWHRSNARNFTPNGIYSMKFGGAGTSDYSGSAYGALVSPEIPLGLGSFLYFHHWMDAETHSTPQYAWDGGLVQISIDNGPWTQITPVGGYPYSIYSNPASPFPAGTNVYSGTFDWTQASFDLSSYQGTARFRYLFGSDGYVSGEGWYIDDVYVESEFVSNGETIVQTIRFELHENYPNPFNPTTTIRFDLPENSPVRLEIYNVKGQKVRSLLGSDLPKGSHSVIWNGLDDSGRPVSSGIYLYRLNSGSNEKTRKMMLMK